The following proteins come from a genomic window of Ictalurus furcatus strain D&B chromosome 12, Billie_1.0, whole genome shotgun sequence:
- the LOC128615963 gene encoding C-type mannose receptor 2-like isoform X2, which produces MKSAYFVLFLASLLEAGTCLFGKMYTFVNMNVSWVDAQTYCRSNYVDLISFESNYDLLDFVTIMEISRNGQSWIGLSKSPNALAFTQWSDGSPVQFTSWQNGRSSANNQLKTSNINQCVAILRSGNWSTYSCKEHLSFYCYSWYPQIILVQELKPWEEALRHCRTIYTDLISLPTETDFFVVNRSLRNQETMVWTGLRFIDSSWFWVNHEPLGSLVNQPSCPAPSFRCGALVPGTMVLENRDCMEKMNFICYKEDV; this is translated from the exons ATGAAGAGTGCTTACTTTGTCCTCTTTCTGGCTTCTCTGCTAGAAGCAGGAACATGTCTGTTCGGAAAAATGTACACCTTTGTGAACATGAATGTGTCATGGGTGGACGCTCAGACATACTGCAGGAGCAATTACGTAGATCTGATCTCATTTGAGTCAAATTATGATCTTCTTGACTTCGTCACAATTATGGAGATAAGTCGTAATGGACAAAGCTGGATCGGTCTTAGCAAGTCTCCAAACGCGCTTGCGTTTACTCAGTGGTCTGATGGAAGTCCAGTACAATTCACATCTTGGCAAAATGGTAGGTCAAGTGCCAATAATCAATTGAAAACAAGCAACATTAATCAATGCGTGGCTATCCTTAGATCAGGTAACTGGTCTACTTACAGCTGCAAAGAACATCTGAGTTTCTACTGCTACAGCTGGTATCCACAGATCATCTTGGTGCAGGAGTTGAAGCCTTGGGAAGAGGCACTGAGACACTGCCGAACAATCTACACTGACCTCATAAGCTTGCCCACAGAGACAGATTTTTTTGTGGTAAACAGGAGCTTGAGGAATCAGGAAACCATGGTCTGGACAGGTCTGCGATTTATAGACAGCTCATGGTTCTGGGTGAACCATGAGCCTTTGGGGAGCCTCGTCAACCAGCCATCATGCCCTGCCCCGTCTTTTCGTTGTGGGGCCCTAGTACCTGGTACTATGGTCTTGGAGAACAGAGACTGCATGGAGAAAATGAACTTCATTTGCTACAAAGAAGATGT GTGA
- the LOC128615963 gene encoding C-type mannose receptor 2-like isoform X3: MYTFVNMNVSWVDAQTYCRSNYVDLISFESNYDLLDFVTIMEISRNGQSWIGLSKSPNALAFTQWSDGSPVQFTSWQNGRSSANNQLKTSNINQCVAILRSGNWSTYSCKEHLSFYCYSWYPQIILVQELKPWEEALRHCRTIYTDLISLPTETDFFVVNRSLRNQETMVWTGLRFIDSSWFWVNHEPLGSLVNQPSCPAPSFRCGALVPGTMVLENRDCMEKMNFICYKEDV, translated from the exons ATGTACACCTTTGTGAACATGAATGTGTCATGGGTGGACGCTCAGACATACTGCAGGAGCAATTACGTAGATCTGATCTCATTTGAGTCAAATTATGATCTTCTTGACTTCGTCACAATTATGGAGATAAGTCGTAATGGACAAAGCTGGATCGGTCTTAGCAAGTCTCCAAACGCGCTTGCGTTTACTCAGTGGTCTGATGGAAGTCCAGTACAATTCACATCTTGGCAAAATGGTAGGTCAAGTGCCAATAATCAATTGAAAACAAGCAACATTAATCAATGCGTGGCTATCCTTAGATCAGGTAACTGGTCTACTTACAGCTGCAAAGAACATCTGAGTTTCTACTGCTACAGCTGGTATCCACAGATCATCTTGGTGCAGGAGTTGAAGCCTTGGGAAGAGGCACTGAGACACTGCCGAACAATCTACACTGACCTCATAAGCTTGCCCACAGAGACAGATTTTTTTGTGGTAAACAGGAGCTTGAGGAATCAGGAAACCATGGTCTGGACAGGTCTGCGATTTATAGACAGCTCATGGTTCTGGGTGAACCATGAGCCTTTGGGGAGCCTCGTCAACCAGCCATCATGCCCTGCCCCGTCTTTTCGTTGTGGGGCCCTAGTACCTGGTACTATGGTCTTGGAGAACAGAGACTGCATGGAGAAAATGAACTTCATTTGCTACAAAGAAGATGT GTGA
- the LOC128615963 gene encoding C-type mannose receptor 2-like isoform X1: MISYPEFSSKPHSHTPEREMKSAYFVLFLASLLEAGTCLFGKMYTFVNMNVSWVDAQTYCRSNYVDLISFESNYDLLDFVTIMEISRNGQSWIGLSKSPNALAFTQWSDGSPVQFTSWQNGRSSANNQLKTSNINQCVAILRSGNWSTYSCKEHLSFYCYSWYPQIILVQELKPWEEALRHCRTIYTDLISLPTETDFFVVNRSLRNQETMVWTGLRFIDSSWFWVNHEPLGSLVNQPSCPAPSFRCGALVPGTMVLENRDCMEKMNFICYKEDV; the protein is encoded by the exons ATGATTTCATACCCAGAGTTTTCCTCAAagccacattcacacacaccagagcGAGAAATGAAGAGTGCTTACTTTGTCCTCTTTCTGGCTTCTCTGCTAGAAGCAGGAACATGTCTGTTCGGAAAAATGTACACCTTTGTGAACATGAATGTGTCATGGGTGGACGCTCAGACATACTGCAGGAGCAATTACGTAGATCTGATCTCATTTGAGTCAAATTATGATCTTCTTGACTTCGTCACAATTATGGAGATAAGTCGTAATGGACAAAGCTGGATCGGTCTTAGCAAGTCTCCAAACGCGCTTGCGTTTACTCAGTGGTCTGATGGAAGTCCAGTACAATTCACATCTTGGCAAAATGGTAGGTCAAGTGCCAATAATCAATTGAAAACAAGCAACATTAATCAATGCGTGGCTATCCTTAGATCAGGTAACTGGTCTACTTACAGCTGCAAAGAACATCTGAGTTTCTACTGCTACAGCTGGTATCCACAGATCATCTTGGTGCAGGAGTTGAAGCCTTGGGAAGAGGCACTGAGACACTGCCGAACAATCTACACTGACCTCATAAGCTTGCCCACAGAGACAGATTTTTTTGTGGTAAACAGGAGCTTGAGGAATCAGGAAACCATGGTCTGGACAGGTCTGCGATTTATAGACAGCTCATGGTTCTGGGTGAACCATGAGCCTTTGGGGAGCCTCGTCAACCAGCCATCATGCCCTGCCCCGTCTTTTCGTTGTGGGGCCCTAGTACCTGGTACTATGGTCTTGGAGAACAGAGACTGCATGGAGAAAATGAACTTCATTTGCTACAAAGAAGATGT GTGA